The genomic DNA GTGATAGACATCATAGCTGAGTTCGGGCTGCAGGAACCGGTCGGTCGCGACGATCGAGATATGATCCTTCAACGCCTGCCGACCCAGCAACATCCGGCTGTTCATCCCCGCCCGGTTGGTCAGCGTAATCTCTATCGGCCAATGGTCACCGTTCACCGAAAGGTTCGTCTGAATGACGAAGCGCGATTCCTTTTCGCCGTTTGATGAGGTCACATCGCGTCGGTCGATGATCGGTGCCGAACACGGGATGATCAGATCATCGCGCCCCGGAATGGGATGCACGGTAAAGCGGACTTTGGGTTTTGCCACAGGTCCGAAGGTTTCGATATCGAACGCATGAAGCGCCGAGGTACGAGCACCGGTATCGACCTTGGCCCGGATCGCGGGCACACCCAGATCCGGTAATCCGACCCATTCCTCCCAACCGAATTGCAACGGTTCAACCGGCTCGGATGGGGACATAGGTGGCTCCTGTTGAATTTCTCTGGGCTGCGATTCGGGGCAGGGTAAAGGGTTTCGCAGGGGGCGTAACCCAGGATTTCGGACATACGTTACGTAGCGCGGCGGGAAAAATATTCCTCGTCGTCTATTTATTCACGTCGTCCTCGAAGTAGCGCACTTGCCCCTCGCGTAAACGAAACGTGCGGCGCAGTGCCGCCCATGCGATCAGCGACAGCGCGGCAAAAATCACCAGTAACAGCGGCAGGCCCCAGCCGCCGCCCGTTACGGCCAGCAACAGCCCGACAAGTGCTGCGCCGATGGCAAAGCCCAGAAAAAGAAATCCGGGCAGCATGACCTCGACAATCGCCAACACCAGCGCGGCGGCAATCCACACCCACCACAGCGACCAGAGTGCGGCGGACAGGGTCACGATTTGCCCTTTAGCATCTTGAATGCGTCACCGAACGCCTCAAGCGCGCTGGCGGGGACAACGATGGTGGATGATCCGGGGCTGGCCCCCAGCGCATTTAGCGCCTCGACCTGTTTTAACGCGACCTGATATTGCGCTGCCTCCAGCCCGTTAGCGGCAATCGCCTGCGCCACGGCAGAGGTGGCATAGGCTTCGGCATCGGCCTGAATGCGGCGTGCCTTGGCGATCTGTTCGGCAGCATAGAGTTCTGCATCGGCGTTCAGCTCGACACTGCGTTTATGGCCTTCGGCCTCGGTCACCTGCGCGCGGCGGGCGCGTTCGGCATTGAGCTGTTGAAGCATGGCGTCGCGCGTGGCTTGATCCAGATTGACGTCGAGGATTTCGGCGCGGGTGACTTCGATACCCCAGTCATCAACGGAATCCTCGACCAGTACCTTGATCGTCGCGATCAGTTCATTCCGGTTCGACTGCACCTCATCAAGGTCCATCTTGCCGATCTCGGCACGGACAATCCCGGCCACGGTGGTCGAAATCGCGGCATCGACGTCGCGGATACGGTAGACGGTTTTTTCCGGCTGGGTGATCCGGTAGAAAACCGACGTGTCGACCTGCACCAGCACGTTGTCTTTGGTGATGGCGTCCTGACTGGCGGTCGGCAGTTGCCGTTCGAGGATTGAAATCTTGTGTGCGATCCGGTCGAGGAAGGGCACGATCAGGTTGATTCCCGGCCCGAGAACGGAATGCAGGCGGCCGAAGCGTTCGACCACATGCTGTTCGGATTGCGGTACGATCTTGACGGCCTTGATCGCCAGAACGACCAACAGCACGGCACCGAGAAGATAGAGCAGATTTTGTTCCAGCAGATCGCTGAGCAGCGTATCAATATCCAAGGCTGATCGTCCTTACATTGGGTGCCAATGCAAGAGATATGGCCTCAGTTCTGGAAAACTGCAACGGTTCTGAGATGTCTCAGGACGTAGGCAGACCCTGCACATTCTCTGACGGCAGCATCTGACGGCCTGTCTCGCGTTCTATTTCTCGGGCCTTTTCCAATAGCTGTTCGCGCATTTTGCATTCCATCGCCCAAGACATGGCGGGATCGGAGGTCGGCAGACCAAAGAGGACCTTTTGTCCGAACACGTCTTGTCCGGTCACCATTACCTTCGCCTTGTCCAATGGTCCCGTATCTTCGCCATCTTCTGTCTCTACCTTGTCGAAAAAGAAGTCGCGCAGGGCGTCAACATCCGCCGTCTGCGCCAGTGTCAGTTCGATCAGGCGGATCATTCGGACATCCTCAATCGACCAGTTTTGAAACGCATCCCTGACAAAATAACTGACTGGCACAATCAGGCGATTACCGTTCCAGATAGCGAGTTGGACATAAGTGAAATGAATACGTTCAACCGTGCAGAAATGGCCCTCGAAAATCAACTGGTCACCGATCCGCGCGGACCGGTTCATCGCGATTTGCACGGATGCCAGAATATTGCCCAGCACCTCGCGCGCGGCAAAGCCCAACACGATGGTCAGCGCGCCGGCGGAGGCCAACAGTGACAGACCCAAGGTCTCGAACGTGTTGGCAGAACTCAGGATCAGCCCGGCCCCGGTAATCACGGCGATTACAATGATGAATTTACGTGCCGCCGATATGGTCGTGGCCATGTTGCGCAGATGCGCGTTTTCGGGTTCGGCCAGTTCATGCGGATTGTTCTGGCTGATGTGGTCGAGCACTTCGTCGATGATCAGCACGACAGCGAGGGTTACGGCGGTGACAAAGCCGATCACCACGGCCGGGCTGACGAAGCTGTCAAGCAGACCAGACACAACCATCACATTGCGTGTCACAAAGCCGATGAACCCTACCGTGATGGCGATGGTGGCGGGCCAGCGCAAAGCCCGTACGATGGCGCGGGTTAGACGGGTATCGCGTCGCCGTTGAAACCCGCCGACAATGCGGTATGCCAACCACCCGACCAGCGCCGATACGATCACCAGCAGCGGTAAAAACAGAACTTCCCACAGGTACATGCCCGCCACGGCGCGCTGACGAGACCATGCAGGCAGCCTTTTTTCCAGATTGGTCGGTCCATAGCGCATGTGAAGCGCGCCTATGTTGCCGACGCTTTGGCGGGCGAACACCCAAACCGCGTCGCTGGTCGCGGGCGCAACCCGGTTCAGGCGGACTGGCACTTCGCGATACCCAAGATCGAGCCAGTCAAGCACGATCGAGCGGCGCACCCGCCCGACAGCCTCGTTGTCACTGGGGCCGCTGAGCCATCCATCAGGGCGATCAGGCAGCCGGTCCCATGGTATGACGACCTTGCGATCCATCACGACAAAGAGTTGTTCGGCCAGTAACGGTCCGGCCAGCGGCTGGTTCGGAGCGGGAATGTCACCGAGATCAAGCAGGTGTGCGGCTTCAGCGAAACTCCCCTGATGGCCCAATTCCAGAAAGCTCTCGATCGTGCCTTGTGGCGTGCTTCGGTCCAGACTGGGTGGAGGCGTGCCCAGACCAGCATTGAGGGGTGGCACATCGAAG from Roseovarius pelagicus includes the following:
- a CDS encoding NfeD family protein, with amino-acid sequence MSAALWSLWWVWIAAALVLAIVEVMLPGFLFLGFAIGAALVGLLLAVTGGGWGLPLLLVIFAALSLIAWAALRRTFRLREGQVRYFEDDVNK
- a CDS encoding SPFH domain-containing protein, coding for MDIDTLLSDLLEQNLLYLLGAVLLVVLAIKAVKIVPQSEQHVVERFGRLHSVLGPGINLIVPFLDRIAHKISILERQLPTASQDAITKDNVLVQVDTSVFYRITQPEKTVYRIRDVDAAISTTVAGIVRAEIGKMDLDEVQSNRNELIATIKVLVEDSVDDWGIEVTRAEILDVNLDQATRDAMLQQLNAERARRAQVTEAEGHKRSVELNADAELYAAEQIAKARRIQADAEAYATSAVAQAIAANGLEAAQYQVALKQVEALNALGASPGSSTIVVPASALEAFGDAFKMLKGKS
- a CDS encoding mechanosensitive ion channel family protein; its protein translation is MTLLIRHYAKGHRIMLRLSRLGAQIALIWVLISSAAAQDAAFDVPPLNAGLGTPPPSLDRSTPQGTIESFLELGHQGSFAEAAHLLDLGDIPAPNQPLAGPLLAEQLFVVMDRKVVIPWDRLPDRPDGWLSGPSDNEAVGRVRRSIVLDWLDLGYREVPVRLNRVAPATSDAVWVFARQSVGNIGALHMRYGPTNLEKRLPAWSRQRAVAGMYLWEVLFLPLLVIVSALVGWLAYRIVGGFQRRRDTRLTRAIVRALRWPATIAITVGFIGFVTRNVMVVSGLLDSFVSPAVVIGFVTAVTLAVVLIIDEVLDHISQNNPHELAEPENAHLRNMATTISAARKFIIVIAVITGAGLILSSANTFETLGLSLLASAGALTIVLGFAAREVLGNILASVQIAMNRSARIGDQLIFEGHFCTVERIHFTYVQLAIWNGNRLIVPVSYFVRDAFQNWSIEDVRMIRLIELTLAQTADVDALRDFFFDKVETEDGEDTGPLDKAKVMVTGQDVFGQKVLFGLPTSDPAMSWAMECKMREQLLEKAREIERETGRQMLPSENVQGLPTS